Proteins from one candidate division KSB1 bacterium genomic window:
- a CDS encoding isocitrate/isopropylmalate family dehydrogenase, which produces MKAPTTTPEKGGPYPNIESANVAMRRELDLFANVRPVKVPSQGIDWVFFRENTEGAYVLGSQGLQVTEDLAIDFKVITKQGAERIIRMAFDYAKKNSINSVTVVTKANVVKTTDGLFLETAERLAKDYPDINWEGWYIDIMTAKLVDPKRRTQFKVMVLPNLYGDILTDEAAEFQGGVGTAGSANIGKRYAMFEAIHGSAPRMIKEGRGHYADPSSLIRAATMMLNHIGFTERGKKLEMALEICQQYEKKYQITGRDTGVTGREFCDYILDTVKDPNLEKRYESYTR; this is translated from the coding sequence CTGAAAGCGCCGACGACGACTCCGGAAAAAGGCGGTCCCTACCCCAATATCGAAAGCGCCAATGTGGCGATGCGCCGGGAACTGGATCTGTTTGCCAATGTGCGGCCGGTCAAGGTACCGTCGCAGGGCATCGACTGGGTATTCTTTCGTGAAAATACAGAGGGCGCCTATGTGCTGGGCAGCCAGGGTCTTCAGGTGACGGAGGATCTGGCCATTGATTTCAAGGTGATTACCAAACAGGGCGCAGAGCGTATCATCCGTATGGCGTTCGATTACGCGAAAAAGAACAGCATCAACTCTGTAACTGTGGTCACCAAGGCCAATGTGGTGAAAACCACCGATGGTCTGTTTCTGGAAACGGCGGAACGCCTGGCCAAGGACTATCCGGACATCAACTGGGAAGGCTGGTATATCGATATCATGACCGCAAAACTGGTTGATCCCAAACGCCGGACTCAATTCAAAGTGATGGTGTTGCCCAATCTGTACGGAGACATTTTGACAGACGAAGCAGCGGAATTCCAGGGCGGCGTCGGCACCGCCGGCAGCGCCAATATCGGCAAACGCTACGCCATGTTTGAGGCCATCCACGGCTCGGCGCCGCGTATGATCAAAGAGGGACGCGGTCACTATGCAGATCCCTCCAGCCTGATTCGCGCCGCCACCATGATGCTCAATCACATCGGTTTCACAGAACGCGGCAAAAAACTGGAAATGGCGCTTGAAATTTGTCAGCAGTATGAAAAGAAATATCAGATCACCGGTCGGGATACCGGCGTGACCGGACGCGAATTCTGCGATTATATTCTCGATACGGTCAAGGACCCGAATCTTGAAAAACGCTACGAATCCTATACACGATAA
- a CDS encoding FISUMP domain-containing protein: MQNMQNSKIYANIAAILTLLFAFSCGIFQPQDRSAYLLLQVRETEQEALAKTMTSIDSLQCMVQRSNKIVYNESLTPENGRFQNDIKLEPGNGYSVSLLGRHQSVTVGQAYTDSIDLNKGETRTVVLTWNAFTVKLLQPGADSLLFQNKPALAWQNCPGAVSYDLQIDDQQDFSAPEISESALTAAELTLETPLSDATWHWRVRPRDEQDTPGHWSDVRTFRINTGAPDAPVLIAPADQSVLSALPKLQWKDQPDIQAWHVRVDDQPGFSSPEAQDLTLTESMFFPDSLSDRLYYWQVRARYTGPWGGWSDIWRFTLDTRGPEAPSLTQPADGSVLDTDTPTLSWQQVSEAQTYEVVIDTSSAFTAPVARDTALNETLYTPSSLDDASYVWRVRARDAQGHWGAWSETWSFVVDARVPEAPQLRKPQNDIVITDSLPIFTWGPVDAVYYQIRIDDDTDFGTPVIAESGFEQPAYTTSTALSDNQYYWSVRGRDAHGNWGNWSDIWSFSIDTKGPDAPQPVAPANDMELSNSTPTLRWSAVSDAEYYHLQVYDDIGIINPEIDIDNLSDSEYTISQSLDDNKYFWRVRGKDAYGNFGKWSKVWQFEIETTTTGTVIDIDGNTYKTVKIGDQWWMAENLRVTHYRNGDDIPNVTIDIEWSNLSSGAYCAYNNNENNVGNYGYLYNWFALYDSQNIAPEGWHVPTDEEWKQLEMTLGMSRVDADDYQGRGTSEGKKLKEGVFNALLAGYRLYDGEFRKMKENALFWTSTEDNNEKAWDRELYDNGYTNVWRMDKDKNNGKSVRCVKGEVGTQANIPPNASFSISPTSGTTETPFTFDASGCSDNDDVVSALQVRWDWENDGTWDTGYSTTKTATHTFSSPGSKTVNLQVMDTGGLTHSTTRQISVTDSVSETSTVIDIDGNTYQTVKIGDQWWMAENLRVTHYRNGDAIANVTIDSEWQALSSGAYCAYDNLESNADVYGYLYNWYAVDDTRNIAPEGWHVPTDEVWKELEMALGMSESNAYNTGFRGTNEGSKLAGNALLWRDGELDNDPLFGISGFSALPGGFRAGTGPFHNIGNYTFFWTLTEYDTDNAFYREIYYSNSFISLTSTDKHYGYSLRCVQD; the protein is encoded by the coding sequence ATGCAGAATATGCAGAATTCCAAAATATACGCTAATATTGCAGCTATTTTAACGCTTCTTTTTGCTTTCAGTTGCGGTATTTTTCAACCGCAGGACCGGTCGGCGTATCTGCTGCTGCAAGTGCGGGAGACGGAACAGGAAGCGCTGGCCAAAACCATGACGTCCATTGACAGTCTGCAGTGCATGGTTCAGCGTAGCAACAAGATTGTTTACAACGAAAGTTTGACGCCCGAAAACGGCCGGTTTCAGAACGACATCAAACTGGAGCCGGGCAACGGCTATTCGGTGAGTCTGCTGGGACGGCATCAGAGCGTGACCGTCGGGCAGGCCTATACGGACAGTATTGATCTGAATAAAGGTGAAACGCGTACGGTCGTCCTGACCTGGAATGCGTTCACCGTCAAGCTTTTGCAGCCGGGAGCGGATAGTCTGCTGTTTCAGAATAAACCGGCACTGGCGTGGCAAAACTGTCCCGGAGCTGTCAGTTATGACCTGCAGATCGATGATCAACAGGATTTTTCGGCTCCGGAAATCAGCGAGTCTGCTCTGACCGCTGCTGAATTGACGCTCGAAACGCCATTGAGCGACGCAACCTGGCACTGGCGCGTGCGGCCGCGCGATGAACAGGACACTCCCGGACACTGGTCGGATGTCCGCACATTCCGCATCAACACGGGCGCACCGGACGCGCCCGTGTTAATAGCGCCTGCGGATCAATCGGTGCTCAGCGCCCTGCCGAAACTGCAGTGGAAGGACCAGCCGGATATTCAGGCCTGGCACGTGCGCGTCGATGATCAGCCGGGCTTTTCCTCTCCGGAAGCGCAGGACTTGACTCTCACCGAATCTATGTTTTTCCCGGATTCTCTATCAGATCGGTTGTACTATTGGCAGGTACGCGCCCGCTACACCGGACCCTGGGGCGGTTGGTCGGATATATGGCGCTTTACCCTGGATACCCGCGGTCCCGAGGCGCCGTCACTCACCCAACCTGCAGACGGCAGCGTGCTTGATACAGACACTCCCACCCTCAGCTGGCAGCAGGTGAGTGAAGCGCAGACCTACGAGGTGGTGATTGACACCAGTTCGGCGTTCACGGCACCGGTGGCTCGAGATACAGCCTTGAATGAAACCTTGTACACGCCGTCATCCCTGGACGATGCGTCCTATGTCTGGCGGGTGCGCGCCCGCGACGCTCAGGGACATTGGGGTGCTTGGTCGGAGACTTGGTCGTTTGTCGTTGATGCACGGGTACCGGAGGCACCGCAGTTGAGAAAGCCGCAGAATGATATAGTAATTACTGATTCATTGCCTATATTCACTTGGGGCCCAGTGGATGCAGTCTACTATCAAATACGCATTGATGACGACACCGACTTTGGCACGCCAGTAATTGCTGAAAGCGGCTTCGAACAACCGGCATACACGACTTCCACAGCCTTATCGGACAACCAATATTACTGGAGTGTACGCGGTAGGGATGCGCATGGTAACTGGGGCAATTGGTCGGATATATGGTCGTTCAGTATTGATACGAAGGGGCCGGATGCACCGCAGCCGGTGGCGCCTGCGAATGACATGGAATTGAGCAACAGTACACCTACATTACGTTGGTCAGCTGTGAGTGATGCTGAATACTATCATCTTCAGGTCTATGATGACATTGGTATTATAAATCCTGAGATTGATATTGATAATTTGTCAGATTCAGAATATACTATTTCACAATCTTTGGACGATAATAAATATTTTTGGCGGGTGAGAGGTAAAGATGCATATGGAAATTTCGGAAAGTGGTCAAAAGTATGGCAGTTTGAAATCGAAACCACAACAACCGGAACTGTCATAGACATCGACGGCAACACCTATAAAACCGTGAAAATCGGCGATCAGTGGTGGATGGCGGAAAATCTCAGGGTGACACATTATCGGAATGGGGATGATATACCGAACGTAACCATTGATATAGAATGGAGTAATTTATCATCCGGAGCTTACTGTGCTTATAATAATAATGAAAATAATGTAGGTAATTATGGCTATCTATATAATTGGTTTGCCTTATATGACAGTCAGAATATAGCCCCAGAAGGTTGGCATGTCCCGACCGATGAAGAATGGAAGCAGTTGGAAATGACGTTAGGGATGAGTAGAGTAGACGCAGATGATTATCAAGGACGTGGAACAAGTGAGGGTAAAAAACTTAAAGAGGGAGTATTTAATGCATTACTAGCAGGCTATCGTTTATATGATGGTGAATTTAGAAAAATGAAAGAAAATGCACTATTTTGGACCAGTACGGAAGATAATAATGAGAAAGCGTGGGATCGTGAGTTGTATGATAATGGATATACGAACGTGTGGCGTATGGACAAAGACAAAAATAACGGCAAGTCAGTAAGATGTGTTAAGGGTGAAGTAGGTACGCAAGCAAATATCCCCCCCAATGCTTCATTTTCCATCTCCCCAACCTCTGGCACAACCGAAACACCCTTCACCTTTGACGCCTCGGGCTGTTCCGATAATGATGATGTCGTCTCGGCCCTGCAGGTCCGCTGGGACTGGGAAAACGACGGCACCTGGGATACCGGCTATTCGACAACCAAAACCGCGACTCACACTTTTTCAAGCCCTGGCAGTAAAACCGTGAATTTGCAAGTTATGGACACCGGCGGATTGACCCATTCGACCACCCGGCAGATTTCGGTGACTGACAGCGTTTCTGAAACCAGTACCGTCATCGATATCGACGGCAACACCTATCAGACCGTCAAGATCGGCGATCAGTGGTGGATGGCGGAGAATCTCAGGGTGACGCATTATCGGAATGGGGATGCGATCGCTAATGTGACAATTGATTCAGAATGGCAGGCGTTATCATCCGGTGCCTATTGTGCCTATGATAATCTGGAAAGCAATGCGGATGTTTACGGGTATTTGTATAATTGGTATGCGGTTGATGATACACGAAATATTGCACCGGAGGGCTGGCATGTGCCGACTGATGAGGTGTGGAAAGAGTTGGAAATGGCGCTGGGGATGAGTGAATCTAATGCCTATAATACGGGATTTCGCGGCACAAATGAGGGCAGTAAGCTGGCAGGGAACGCGTTATTATGGCGAGATGGTGAGTTAGATAATGATCCTTTATTTGGAATTAGCGGTTTTTCTGCACTGCCTGGAGGATTTCGCGCCGGTACTGGCCCCTTTCACAACATAGGTAATTATACTTTTTTCTGGACTTTAACAGAATATGATACAGATAATGCTTTTTATCGCGAAATTTACTATAGTAATTCATTCATATCTCTAACTAGCACTGATAAACATTATGGATACTCTTTACGTTGTGTACAAGATTAA
- a CDS encoding BamA/TamA family outer membrane protein: protein MGNDTKEDNEENYTPRIFQVRANMQRKLSAETYVGLKANLKYHKILTIADGEFQSSGDIVGRGTGTASGLGVSLTRDTRNNVFYPSAGTLFKIAVQRFDGLIGSDYDFTRLSADVRSYLRPFQSHIIAINGYASFMTGNPPFHMLSLLGQVGERNVMRGYYQGRYRDNNILVLQTEYRMPVWWRFGCAVFGGIGDVSHKMSGLKRRRWFPAGKYYGEFSLTQALYGCPCQLSLGKSAFFGLAEIVVQK, encoded by the coding sequence ATCGGTAACGATACAAAAGAAGATAATGAAGAGAACTATACGCCCCGGATTTTCCAGGTCCGCGCCAACATGCAGCGGAAACTGTCCGCCGAGACCTATGTGGGTCTTAAAGCTAATTTAAAATATCACAAGATACTCACCATCGCGGATGGCGAATTTCAAAGCAGCGGCGATATTGTCGGCAGAGGAACCGGTACGGCATCCGGTTTGGGAGTGAGTCTGACCCGGGATACCCGGAACAATGTTTTTTATCCGTCTGCAGGGACGCTGTTTAAAATTGCAGTACAGCGATTCGACGGCCTGATTGGCAGCGATTATGATTTTACCCGATTGAGTGCTGATGTTCGCAGCTATCTCCGACCGTTCCAATCCCATATAATCGCCATCAATGGCTATGCGAGTTTCATGACCGGCAATCCGCCGTTTCATATGCTTTCCTTACTCGGCCAAGTTGGCGAACGAAACGTCATGCGCGGCTATTATCAGGGACGATATCGGGATAATAATATCCTTGTTTTGCAAACAGAGTATCGTATGCCGGTCTGGTGGCGTTTTGGCTGTGCTGTGTTTGGGGGTATTGGCGATGTGAGTCATAAAATGAGTGGATTAAAAAGGCGCCGCTGGTTTCCAGCGGGTAAATATTACGGCGAATTTTCTCTCACGCAGGCTCTGTATGGTTGTCCTTGTCAGTTGAGTCTGGGGAAAAGCGCTTTTTTCGGTTTAGCTGAAATTGTGGTTCAAAAATGA
- a CDS encoding DEAD/DEAH box helicase, producing the protein MADKQEIPRSTKVPYYRKPADLNVDEWQTALRRQFAENQEFEIRNRGDHPVFSDFTVFNPESGNTYKVCIRDNEHSHHFCSCPDFRTNGLGTCKHIENVILTLQKNKKNWTYFNQTHPQAYSSLSLYYGHERRLRLKIGGENGGAVKEVLKPVIDRKGFVKPEKLAELEPLIEKVVALDPDFRVYPDVYEFIQGHQKQRQRRQLAQTLFPQGIQSPVFDDLIRTQLYPYQKEAVIKTFTAGRVLVADEMGLGKTVQALAAVELFARYLNVRQVLIVCPTSLKYQWQKEIEKFTGRSSLVVEGLVHKRKSLYQEPEFYKIISYGITRNDQELIKHMSPDLVIIDEAQRIKNWQTKTAKAVKQIQSSYALVLTGTPLENRLQELHSIVEFIDMYKLGPLFRFLDTHQTTDAFGKIIGYKKLKSINKTLKPILIRRTKTEIIDQLPGRIDKNLFVDMTNEQKSDHDNYYEVVCRLVTKWRNQGFLREKEREYLLINLSCMRMVADSTYILNQDVRNDVKIDELMFLLTEILETPQNKVVIFSEWKKMFELVILELEKRGIEYVYLHGGLSPRQRRHIISRYHQEPNRKDIFVH; encoded by the coding sequence ATGGCTGATAAACAAGAGATTCCCCGCTCTACAAAAGTCCCTTATTATCGCAAACCCGCGGATTTAAACGTCGATGAATGGCAAACGGCTCTAAGGCGTCAGTTTGCTGAAAATCAGGAATTCGAAATCAGGAACAGGGGAGACCATCCGGTGTTTTCCGATTTTACGGTGTTTAATCCGGAATCCGGGAATACCTACAAGGTCTGTATTCGGGACAATGAACACAGCCATCATTTTTGCTCCTGCCCGGATTTCAGAACCAACGGTCTGGGCACCTGCAAGCATATCGAAAATGTGATTCTGACGCTTCAGAAAAATAAAAAAAATTGGACCTATTTTAATCAAACGCATCCCCAAGCTTATTCCTCTCTGAGTTTGTACTATGGGCATGAACGGCGTCTGCGCTTGAAAATCGGTGGGGAAAACGGCGGCGCTGTAAAGGAGGTTCTAAAACCTGTTATCGACCGCAAGGGATTTGTGAAACCGGAAAAACTGGCTGAACTTGAGCCTCTTATAGAAAAAGTTGTAGCGCTTGATCCTGATTTTAGAGTTTACCCGGATGTGTACGAATTCATACAGGGACACCAAAAGCAACGGCAACGCCGGCAACTGGCGCAAACCCTGTTCCCACAAGGTATTCAGAGTCCGGTGTTCGATGACTTGATCCGAACCCAACTCTACCCTTACCAAAAGGAAGCGGTGATCAAAACGTTTACTGCCGGCCGGGTTCTCGTCGCCGATGAAATGGGATTGGGCAAAACCGTTCAGGCGTTGGCTGCTGTGGAGCTGTTTGCGCGTTATTTAAATGTCAGGCAGGTACTGATTGTTTGCCCCACATCATTGAAATATCAGTGGCAAAAGGAAATCGAAAAATTTACCGGGCGTTCGTCTTTGGTGGTCGAGGGGCTGGTTCACAAACGCAAATCCCTGTATCAAGAACCTGAATTTTATAAAATCATCAGTTACGGCATCACGCGCAATGATCAAGAGTTGATCAAACACATGTCACCGGATCTGGTGATCATCGATGAAGCGCAGCGCATCAAAAACTGGCAAACCAAAACCGCCAAGGCGGTCAAACAGATCCAGTCATCTTATGCCCTGGTCCTGACCGGCACCCCCCTGGAAAACCGGCTTCAGGAACTGCATTCGATCGTCGAATTTATCGATATGTACAAACTGGGTCCATTGTTTCGGTTCCTGGACACTCATCAAACCACGGATGCTTTTGGAAAGATTATCGGTTACAAAAAGCTAAAATCCATCAACAAAACCCTGAAACCTATCCTTATTCGCCGTACCAAGACTGAAATCATTGATCAGCTGCCCGGCCGCATTGATAAAAACCTGTTTGTGGATATGACGAATGAACAGAAAAGCGATCATGATAACTATTATGAAGTTGTGTGCCGTCTGGTCACTAAATGGCGCAATCAGGGATTTCTTCGGGAAAAAGAACGTGAATATTTGCTAATCAACTTGTCCTGTATGCGTATGGTTGCGGATTCTACGTATATTCTCAATCAGGATGTACGTAATGATGTCAAAATCGATGAACTGATGTTTCTTCTAACTGAAATCCTGGAAACGCCGCAGAACAAAGTGGTGATATTCAGCGAATGGAAAAAGATGTTCGAGTTGGTGATCCTTGAACTTGAAAAACGCGGTATCGAATACGTGTATCTGCACGGCGGACTGTCACCCCGGCAGCGCAGGCATATCATCAGCCGCTATCATCAGGAGCCGAATCGTAAAGATATTTTTGTCCACTGA
- a CDS encoding C-terminal helicase domain-containing protein: protein MSTDAGGLGLNLQCANIAINLDLPWNPARLEQRIARVYRLGQNQHAYIYNFISRDSIENRIYHLLGFKKSLFSGALDGEKDTVRLDDKHMGGFMETVETLTREEAQDDKSTEKKIKSKPQPRSKDKANQPDSVSRPGKNPVTRNVHSQQKKQPQPAAKQPKRSLLRRMGKIVTTFFKWFRR, encoded by the coding sequence TTGTCCACTGATGCCGGCGGCCTGGGGTTGAACCTGCAATGTGCCAACATTGCCATCAATCTGGATTTGCCCTGGAATCCGGCCCGACTGGAGCAGCGAATTGCACGGGTTTATCGTCTGGGACAGAATCAGCATGCCTATATTTACAATTTTATTTCCAGAGATTCCATTGAAAACCGCATTTACCATTTGCTGGGATTCAAAAAATCCTTGTTCAGCGGCGCTTTGGACGGAGAAAAAGATACAGTCAGGCTGGATGACAAGCATATGGGCGGTTTTATGGAGACGGTGGAAACACTGACCCGCGAAGAGGCGCAGGACGATAAATCCACAGAAAAAAAGATAAAGAGTAAACCTCAACCGCGTTCAAAAGATAAAGCGAATCAACCTGATTCCGTTAGCCGGCCCGGGAAAAATCCGGTTACACGCAATGTTCACTCTCAACAAAAAAAGCAGCCACAACCGGCGGCAAAACAGCCGAAACGATCTCTGTTGCGTCGCATGGGGAAGATTGTCACGACATTTTTCAAATGGTTCAGACGGTAA
- a CDS encoding DUF6544 family protein → MKKILLGVIMMGLLNCSSNKQVGRFFSNANPVSGARFSYEQLDSLPQPVQRYFKYALPDGQPYLSYLRLQHSGTFQTGMGKPAMDIKGEQYFTAQPPGFVWIGKTRLFRAHDSYVNNTGNLSVYLFGLLRIVNSSGETIDQAELLRWLGESVWMPTNLLPDEHKQWSAIDDQTARITFTWNGQSVYYIVHVNEQGQITRLETERYMDENTLKDWVGEVSEYREVDGVLVPTEIKASWLLDEGKYTYAHFFVDTFEYDVPRRFERN, encoded by the coding sequence ATGAAAAAAATACTATTGGGTGTCATCATGATGGGACTATTGAATTGCAGTTCAAACAAGCAGGTCGGCCGGTTTTTTTCAAATGCAAATCCGGTCAGCGGCGCCCGCTTTTCTTATGAGCAACTGGACAGTCTGCCGCAGCCGGTGCAGCGCTATTTTAAATATGCACTGCCCGACGGACAGCCTTACCTGAGTTATCTGCGTCTGCAGCACAGCGGCACGTTTCAAACCGGAATGGGCAAACCGGCCATGGATATCAAAGGCGAACAGTACTTTACTGCTCAACCGCCGGGATTTGTCTGGATCGGCAAAACCAGACTGTTCCGGGCGCATGACTCGTATGTGAATAATACCGGAAATCTTTCGGTGTATTTGTTCGGACTTTTGCGCATTGTCAACAGCAGTGGCGAAACCATCGACCAGGCCGAACTGCTGCGCTGGCTGGGCGAGAGCGTGTGGATGCCCACCAACCTGCTGCCGGATGAGCATAAACAGTGGTCCGCCATTGATGATCAAACCGCCAGGATCACGTTCACCTGGAACGGTCAGTCGGTGTACTATATCGTGCATGTTAATGAACAGGGACAAATCACCCGACTGGAAACCGAACGTTATATGGACGAGAACACGCTGAAAGACTGGGTCGGAGAGGTCAGTGAATACCGCGAGGTGGACGGTGTGCTGGTGCCGACGGAAATCAAGGCAAGCTGGCTGTTGGATGAGGGAAAATACACCTATGCACATTTTTTTGTCGACACCTTTGAATATGATGTGCCGCGGCGTTTTGAACGGAACTGA
- a CDS encoding thioredoxin family protein, whose protein sequence is MKLNQAIQKKQNIIVEFFTDWSASSFMMSELLKQLQREYAARFKVFFINADESGPLCAQYRVQKIPTLVFIKQGQVVKILEGTASRSDMINLIEKLFLKKD, encoded by the coding sequence ATGAAGTTGAATCAAGCTATACAGAAAAAACAAAATATTATCGTCGAGTTTTTCACAGACTGGAGCGCGTCATCTTTTATGATGAGTGAGCTGCTCAAACAGCTGCAGCGCGAATATGCTGCTCGGTTTAAAGTGTTTTTCATCAATGCAGACGAATCCGGGCCATTATGCGCACAATACCGCGTTCAGAAAATTCCCACACTGGTGTTTATCAAACAAGGGCAGGTGGTCAAGATTCTGGAGGGCACAGCGTCGCGCTCGGATATGATCAATCTCATCGAAAAGTTGTTTTTGAAAAAAGATTGA
- a CDS encoding carboxypeptidase-like regulatory domain-containing protein — MSKDTVVSVDLEHALVRINLNARSEYAVVDLSLTPQDASIVLRHENGETFTATGSHTFTQLPPGTFKYRITHSHYEPRTGKFSVPAGQRIKGRISMLPVDAKNAKLKSKKWYWWALGAAAIGGGTYYYINHVRKNESSAVLRIDMPDQVGN, encoded by the coding sequence ATGAGCAAGGATACGGTGGTATCTGTGGACCTCGAGCATGCTCTGGTTCGGATCAACCTGAACGCCCGCTCCGAATACGCCGTTGTCGATCTCTCGCTTACTCCCCAGGACGCCTCGATTGTTTTAAGGCACGAAAACGGCGAGACGTTTACAGCAACCGGCAGTCACACTTTTACTCAGCTGCCGCCCGGAACCTTTAAATACCGCATCACGCACAGCCATTATGAACCGCGAACCGGGAAATTTTCGGTTCCGGCCGGACAACGGATCAAAGGACGCATCAGTATGCTGCCTGTGGATGCAAAAAATGCAAAACTAAAATCAAAGAAATGGTACTGGTGGGCGCTAGGCGCCGCGGCAATCGGCGGCGGTACCTATTATTACATCAACCATGTCAGAAAAAACGAGTCATCCGCGGTCTTGCGGATTGATATGCCGGATCAGGTCGGTAATTAA
- a CDS encoding helix-turn-helix domain-containing protein, giving the protein MSYDWPGNIRELENVIERAVILCEGERIKPGSWIPASKGEEQAYISTLEEHEREHILKALQATNWRVSGANGAAQLLGLKRTTLEARMKKLGIQRPQ; this is encoded by the coding sequence ATGAGCTATGACTGGCCCGGAAACATCCGGGAACTCGAAAATGTGATTGAACGCGCTGTAATTCTGTGTGAAGGGGAACGCATCAAACCGGGGAGCTGGATACCGGCGTCTAAAGGCGAAGAACAGGCTTATATCTCTACGCTGGAAGAACACGAGCGCGAACATATTCTCAAAGCACTCCAGGCCACCAACTGGCGCGTCAGCGGCGCAAACGGCGCGGCGCAGCTGCTCGGACTCAAACGCACCACGCTGGAGGCGCGTATGAAAAAACTGGGGATCCAGCGACCTCAATAA
- a CDS encoding porin family protein codes for MKCARIAAVGVLLLSFMTLQAQDRWSFDIRGGADYATTELGDADLNVGLGFEGTAAYRFMPHMAVYMGWGWNHFNADQSFAGSDIDFEETGYTFGIQFVHPLGDTQTSYLVRAGGVFNHIEVEDQERDFIGDSEHGFGWQVGAGLLVPLNTHWSLTPSVRYRSLSSEIEIDAAATDVDLNYISIGVGISRSF; via the coding sequence ATGAAATGTGCACGAATTGCAGCAGTTGGAGTTTTATTATTGTCGTTCATGACATTGCAAGCGCAGGACCGCTGGAGCTTTGATATCCGGGGCGGAGCCGACTATGCGACAACAGAGTTGGGTGACGCGGATCTCAATGTTGGGCTCGGTTTCGAAGGCACTGCGGCGTATCGTTTTATGCCGCATATGGCAGTCTATATGGGATGGGGCTGGAATCATTTTAACGCAGACCAGTCATTTGCCGGTTCAGACATTGATTTTGAAGAGACCGGCTACACCTTTGGTATACAATTCGTTCATCCTCTCGGTGATACACAAACAAGTTACCTTGTCCGGGCCGGTGGTGTCTTTAACCACATCGAAGTTGAAGACCAGGAACGGGATTTTATAGGCGACTCTGAACATGGTTTCGGCTGGCAAGTCGGTGCCGGACTTTTGGTTCCCCTGAATACCCATTGGAGTCTCACACCCAGTGTGCGTTATCGGTCGTTATCAAGTGAGATTGAAATTGACGCAGCCGCAACAGATGTGGATCTAAACTATATTTCAATCGGAGTTGGTATATCCCGGTCATTCTAG
- a CDS encoding alpha/beta fold hydrolase, giving the protein MFFTTSNSVRLSFQTYGNPCNRAMLLIHRLGADGQMWGPQIKLFPDQGYYLIVPDVRGHGQSSEVETFSIEDCARDMVELIDHLGIETVTVVGVSMGGVIAQQLACDYPDALDKLILCDTFSAVRSIKTKIGGWFVKGNRQIAENIPQSRFVVLENSMDPSNLVAAECFNREVLVFLQNKDVE; this is encoded by the coding sequence ATGTTTTTTACAACATCGAATTCGGTCAGATTGTCATTTCAAACATATGGGAATCCGTGCAATCGTGCCATGCTGTTGATACACAGATTGGGCGCGGACGGACAGATGTGGGGGCCGCAAATCAAACTGTTTCCGGACCAGGGATATTATTTGATTGTACCGGATGTGCGCGGTCATGGACAATCATCAGAGGTTGAGACGTTCAGCATAGAGGATTGTGCCCGGGATATGGTGGAATTGATTGATCATCTCGGGATTGAAACCGTGACCGTGGTCGGTGTGAGTATGGGCGGGGTGATTGCGCAGCAGCTTGCATGTGATTATCCGGATGCTCTGGACAAGCTGATCCTTTGCGACACGTTTAGTGCGGTCAGGTCAATCAAAACCAAAATCGGCGGCTGGTTTGTTAAAGGCAATCGTCAGATAGCCGAAAACATACCCCAAAGCCGATTTGTCGTTCTGGAAAACAGCATGGATCCCTCCAATTTGGTTGCAGCCGAGTGTTTTAACCGGGAGGTCTTGGTCTTTTTGCAAAACAAAGATGTAGAATAA